In Lactuca sativa cultivar Salinas chromosome 5, Lsat_Salinas_v11, whole genome shotgun sequence, the DNA window TACTTAAAGTATTATCATACTATCATGTCTAATCATATAAAAGATCCTTTTAAAAAGATCCCTCGAGATCATCATGTTAGAATTAGTAAGTAAGAATAATGAGAATAGGGTAATTAAGGTATTGGAATGCTGAAGAATATATAATTGAATATTATAATATTGTAGGCtgaaaactctatgtactcaccaggtttcttaacctgacccactcggtttCTTTGCATCACATGCAATTATATATGCAATTAGATATAGATAATGATGTGTGTTTTTGCTGAGAGATTCAAGAAGATGTTGACCGTTAATGTAATGAAATGTAGTAAGTCttcgtttatgcttatgcttcttgtatcagttatgacatcccgagttttgaaaATATAACATTTCTTACGAAATGCCTTTATTTGATATTATATCGTATCAAGCATATTTTTAGACCAATTCTGCAATACCAAATGTTTtgaataagcataaacaaaaatttttaaaatgaccgtgtaAATGGGTTTGTCACATGTGATACGGTTCAACATTAGTGAACCAAACATATTAAGATATTAAGATAAATATTTACTTCATGTGTGAGCAAGTTGCTTTGGGTCGGGTTCGAGTTGATCATGTTCCAGCTACCTCGTAATTTATTGATATCTTCACCGAGGAGCTTCCATTGTCTATATTCTATGAGTTTTGATCCGGGTTGAACATTTTACATTTTGATCATTCGATAATACTACAAGTAAATATTAATGTATATAAATAAGCATAGTTAGACCCATGTTAAACCCATTTTTGCATAACACGTTAGTTTCCTTATATTCTTGTATATATATGTTTAATTTGAGGATACCATTCATAGGAAAATACAATGTTTTAGTATGGTATCCTACATTGGTGCGACACCGTCGTTAACATTGTATCGAGTCAACATCTAGCATCCTCAAGGCTTAACACATCTTTATATATCCTCATCGAGCCTCTGTCTTTGGAGGAGTATTGGTGTATCCAATATTTATGGTACTCGATCTCATATGTTTCTCTCTCCAAAAATGTCTCTTTTGGAGAGTAAATCAAAGATCCCTACACATATCTTACAAATGCAAGGTGTTATAAACTAACTAAAACCCACTAACTATTGTAAAGTCCTCTAACAACATAGAATTACAAAAGGGGACCCCCAAACTCTATGAAAATGTACACTAACTATTATATTTGATTTGACATaattttactaatgattatagcTAATTAATTAAATaccatttgataaaaaaaaaccgTAAAGACTTCCGAAACGTATATCATTCGGACCCAAAATAACAACGATCTAAATGTCAAACCATAATCGGGTTTCATCGACAACAATAATTTCTTTCGCTTTTCATCATATATCAGTACATGCCACTTGTATGTTACCTCCCCCTTTCCCTTTTCCTAACACCAAATTATTCATAAATTAACAACCACGTAATACGTTTACAAACACATGAAAACAATCATGCTATTTTCCTATATTTTCTTTCCCTCTAACCAACGAGAGTAAAATGCCAATGCTTCTTTCGGTTTGTACTCAGGTACAGTATGCCCCGATCCCTGCATCACATCAAACATATAATCATTTCCAAATGAACATACAATCTTTAGCTTAGCTTAATTGGCATGTAACCCATCCCCAATGCTTAAATGTTAAATCCCCTCTCATCTTATCTTTGTTAAAACATGCACTATAGTTAGTTCCATATATGATAGTGTTTCTCATGTACAGTTAAACATGTAACCATGGCTCAAAATACACTACAGTTACGTGTGACTAACCTTGACTGTGAGAAACGTGAGGTTACTGTCATATCCTTGTAAGAATCTGCAACGAGaagaaacatttccacatttaattatatatcataacAAGAAAATCAACTTCTTCATACATTGTTGCTAGGATGCAAGTATGCCTTATAAGTAAACATACCCCGAGACTTGGCCATCAACCTTCCAATTCCTCCATTCATCAATAACCGGGTACCCTAAAGATCGTGTCCAAGCTTCACTTCCGGTGAACGGAACACACATATCATGATCCCCACTGCACAAccacataaaaaaaaaaatatttcgtATGTCTCATTTACATTAGCAGTTAACctgacatgacatgacatgatatgacAGACTGTGTTACCTGAAAATAAGAGCGCGGTAGCCACGAGCAGTGAGGTTTCGGTGGTACTTAAGCATGCTTCCAGCATCATGATAATATCTGATCCTACCGGTACATAGCTCCCATTCGCCCGCTACACTAATCTGAAATATCCATTTCAACTTCACTTTTTGTCTCGAATTCAATCAAACAGAATCTTACTATAAATAGAaacctattaatgatatcttacCGGGTCCGCATGAATTGCCTTCCGGACTACTTCATTGTTTAGCCATGCAGTTGCCACTTCATCATCCTaagataattaataaaaaataaaatagattttAATTACCAATATTTTgtaacgattttttttttttttaaattttataaatgatGACTTACAGTACACGGGACACTTTCTTCACTGTTGAGAAGCTCTGGCCAAGAAGGCACATAACCAGCCTTGACTGGAGCTCTAAAAGGCCAAGCACGCCCAAACATTCTGGTTCTCACCGGAAGTGGTCTTTCGGTTTCACCCAATTTCCTAAAGCTCAGGGGCAAATTTGTATTTTCAAGCCTAATCTTACTTGAACTATCACTGTGATAACATGGTTCTAAAATGTCATAGATGTTTAGTCCATCAAGCTCCTGGAGGTCCAAGTTTAAATCAAACATAAGCTTGTGTGACAACTGATATTAATTATTAAACACGTAAATtaattagaagaaaaaaaaaagacgatTAATTACTTGGTCAACTTTTTCAAGCTTGCTTTCACACTCATTATTAGCAGGATTGTAATAGTTCCCTTGACACTCTTTGGTAACGTCCTGTATGTGTTTAGAGTCCAAGTTATCTCAAAGATACAGTTTCTTGTAGATATGGAAATTCTTGAAAATGGTAATTAAGAAAAACCATATATAGTTCATCTGAAATGAGGCCCATTCCATGTGCGAAGGGGACAAGAGCATTGCCATCAAACACATCATCAGTGACTCCATTTCCAACAATGTATCCCTGTATTTTTTTTTAGTGAATTTAGAATTGTGGAAAACATTATTATCTTAAGTAAGTTACggagtgtaatatattgtgatgaAATTATTTTTACAATATTTAATTTGTACGCCTAGTTACAGTAACAGATTAAAATACATTCTGATAAAACACTTTATTTTTAATGTGTGGGTTGCATTGCTAATACTTATTTTTCACGTGTTTAATATTTTCTCTAAGTTATGCTAAGTGTGGAACTTGATTAAATAAGAAAAGAATTATAAAAAGCATTTCAACCCGTTACCTAACATACTCAACCTACAGTTCTGTTATCTCTAATAAACTTTAATAGTGTGGAGTGTTTAACAGAGGATGCACCTTAAAGTTGAGAGTGGGTTTATCACCAGCATCAAGTCCTGAAGAATATCGAGAAGGGCGTTATTGTAAATTACTCAAATTTCAAGACTCATGCTAATTCGAGTGTTTAAGACAGATGGATACCTTTCATCACTTCGTAAGACAACATAGGGACGTAAACTCCAGCATATGATTCACCAGCTATGAaaaaaggatttgaaaggaattCGGGATATAACGTGAACCACTAAAATCACATAGACACAAAACGTAATAAATATGTTAATATTTCAAAATATGAATATGTTTGaaggtgagtttttttttttattacctCAAGGAGAAATTTGTGGGAATCTAAAGCCGTTGTTGTATCTCTGGTGATGTAGTCGGATTTGTTACCGGAATAAGACATTCCGACTCCAGCAGGAGAGTCCAAATATATCAC includes these proteins:
- the LOC111900640 gene encoding serine carboxypeptidase 1 encodes the protein MFKIMNSIHLILLICLSFTILLTQSAPQDAIVTHVPGFDGTLPSKHYAGYVTIDENHGKKLYYYYVLSERNPSQDPVVLWLNGGPGCSSFDGFVYEHGPFNFEKTGSLPKLHLNPYTWAKVSNVIYLDSPAGVGMSYSGNKSDYITRDTTTALDSHKFLLEWFTLYPEFLSNPFFIAGESYAGVYVPMLSYEVMKGLDAGDKPTLNFKGYIVGNGVTDDVFDGNALVPFAHGMGLISDELYMDVTKECQGNYYNPANNECESKLEKVDQELDGLNIYDILEPCYHSDSSSKIRLENTNLPLSFRKLGETERPLPVRTRMFGRAWPFRAPVKAGYVPSWPELLNSEESVPCTDDEVATAWLNNEVVRKAIHADPISVAGEWELCTGRIRYYHDAGSMLKYHRNLTARGYRALIFSGDHDMCVPFTGSEAWTRSLGYPVIDEWRNWKVDGQVSGFLQGYDSNLTFLTVKGSGHTVPEYKPKEALAFYSRWLEGKKI